From the Methanooceanicella nereidis genome, one window contains:
- a CDS encoding S26 family signal peptidase, with protein MVKIPEPIKGFFTKHPGLYDFLKDLAFSLAVVAVIGAVLYIYAGIWPPMVSVDGISMLPNMDNGDLVFIQGLNRGGVMTYEESLSTGYKAYGDYGDVIVYKPYGDPSMPLVIHRAIKWVNESETYHPGLPPAQGSGYITRGDNNNGVYDQATNICYGEPVREEWILGIARFKIPYLGYLRSMISL; from the coding sequence ATGGTCAAGATCCCGGAACCCATCAAAGGATTTTTTACTAAACACCCGGGCCTGTACGATTTTTTAAAAGACCTGGCATTTTCGCTGGCAGTCGTGGCGGTCATAGGGGCAGTGTTGTATATTTATGCGGGCATATGGCCTCCGATGGTAAGCGTCGATGGCATCAGCATGCTCCCTAACATGGATAACGGCGATCTGGTCTTTATCCAGGGACTGAATCGCGGGGGAGTCATGACATACGAAGAATCCTTATCGACCGGGTACAAGGCATATGGCGATTACGGCGACGTGATAGTGTATAAGCCGTACGGGGATCCTTCGATGCCGCTTGTCATTCATAGGGCAATAAAATGGGTAAACGAGTCAGAGACGTATCATCCGGGCCTGCCGCCGGCGCAAGGATCAGGCTATATTACGAGAGGAGATAACAACAACGGCGTATATGACCAGGCGACAAATATCTGCTACGGAGAACCGGTGAGGGAAGAATGGATACTTGGCATCGCCCGGTTCAAGATCCCGTATCTCGGATACCTGAGGTCCATGATATCATTGTAA
- a CDS encoding flavodoxin family protein → MKVIGIIASPRGKNSSTLRLLEAAIEGAYQAGAEVEIVDITKFRINYCKGCGSCYSKGECSQEDDFSYVMDKILDSDGIIFGSPNYIDSVTAQMKTLMDRMSDAKHCQLLDGKYGLTISTTGGGGEEMVIRYMNDFLIGCGATVIGGVGAAVGRDPPSINAAMEKAFMMGKDLVSAFSEKRVYPEQEVIHRIFRENFGPTIRVNKEKWAHDYLHWVQKGWV, encoded by the coding sequence ATGAAAGTCATTGGCATCATAGCGAGCCCAAGGGGAAAGAACAGCTCAACGCTCCGCCTGCTCGAGGCCGCCATAGAAGGCGCGTACCAGGCCGGTGCAGAGGTAGAGATAGTCGATATCACTAAGTTCAGGATCAATTATTGTAAAGGATGCGGATCGTGCTACAGCAAAGGAGAATGCTCTCAGGAAGATGATTTCTCATACGTCATGGATAAGATCCTGGATTCGGACGGGATCATATTCGGCAGCCCTAACTATATTGACAGCGTGACCGCACAGATGAAAACGCTCATGGACAGGATGAGCGACGCAAAGCATTGCCAGCTGCTCGACGGTAAATATGGCCTCACAATATCCACCACCGGTGGAGGCGGGGAAGAGATGGTCATCAGGTATATGAATGATTTTCTTATAGGATGCGGGGCGACCGTGATCGGAGGCGTAGGAGCAGCAGTGGGACGCGATCCGCCATCGATCAATGCTGCCATGGAAAAAGCTTTTATGATGGGTAAGGATCTCGTGAGCGCCTTTAGCGAGAAAAGGGTATACCCTGAGCAGGAGGTCATACACAGGATCTTCAGAGAAAATTTCGGCCCGACCATACGCGTCAATAAGGAAAAATGGGCGCACGACTATCTGCACTGGGTACAAAAAGGATGGGTATAG